Proteins found in one Cyprinus carpio isolate SPL01 chromosome B10, ASM1834038v1, whole genome shotgun sequence genomic segment:
- the LOC122138630 gene encoding caspase-7-like: protein MPFFNFPFTADKTVKNRALIVSVGNFYPGEDLSKRHGVKRDNQRLHEILSKLGFSVKIIMDIEADEIYEAESKKTVKDCFVGVISSHGEEGVVFGADGGSRLVEGHGLDEGVEADSSFSEEEDGVSELFSIPIDTAVMYATSPGYGAFMHPAGSELIQTFCNLLEEEGGPDLEITRLLTRINFQVAYNFKSRGKTLGGKKQMPCFVTRFTREVFPFRKMAAEEDLSLTFAATQLIDEPKRSRKSSIS from the exons TGACAAGACTGTGAAGAACAGGGCATTGATAGTGTCTGTGGGGAACTTCTATCCAGGTGAAGATCTGAGCAAGAGACACGGCGTGAAGAGAGACAATCAAAGACTTCACGAAATCCTCAGCAAGCTCGGCTTCTCTGTGAAAATCATAATGGACATCGAAGCAGATGAGATCTATGAAGCAG AGAGCAAGAAGACGGTCAAAGACTGTTTTGTGGGAGTCATATCCAGTCACGGTGAGGAGGGTGTTGTGTTTGGCGCTGACGGAG GATCCAG GCTTGTCGAGGGGCATGGGTTGGATGAAGGTGTGGAGGCCGACTCTTCATTCTCAGAGGAAGAGGACGGAGTGTCTGAGCTGTTTTCCATCCCTATTGACACAGCAGTCATGTACGCCACATCTCCAG GTTACGGTGCATTCATGCATCCTGCGGGCTCGGAGTTGATTCAAACCTTTTGTAATTTGCTAGAAGAAGAAGGAGGTCCAGATCTGGAGATCACAAGACTCCTCACTCGAATAAACTTCCAGGTGGCCTACAATTTTAAATCGAGAGGGAAAACGTTGGGCGGCAAGAAACAGATGCCGTGCTTTGTGACCCGCTTTACCAGAGAGGTTTTCCCGTTCAGGAAGATGGCAGCAGAAGAAGATTTGAGCTTGACCTTTGCAGCAACACAGCTTATCGATGAACCCAAAAGATCACGGAAGAGCTCCATCAGCTGA